Proteins from a single region of Pseudomonas sp. 10S4:
- a CDS encoding DUF1656 domain-containing protein: MPIDLEIGGVYLPPIAQALLLALPIFLLLDWILRRMGVLRFVWHEALFEGALYACVCATLILVMGA, translated from the coding sequence TTGCCCATTGATTTGGAAATTGGCGGCGTCTATCTGCCGCCAATCGCCCAGGCCTTGCTGTTGGCCTTACCGATTTTTCTGCTGCTGGACTGGATCCTCAGGCGCATGGGCGTGCTGCGTTTTGTCTGGCATGAAGCACTGTTCGAAGGGGCGTTGTATGCCTGCGTTTGCGCCACGCTGATTTTGGTCATGGGAGCCTGA
- a CDS encoding FUSC family protein yields the protein MSTPMQPLLQYFKMLLNPGFGALLFALRTIVAGLLTLYLAFLFDLDQPKWSIMAVVIVSQPLGGMALARSFGQVIGTTAGAVVAVLIMAIFPQAPLAFIITLALWLALCTAGGTLLRYTSSQAFVLSGYTAVVVALLAVPDQDGTFLLAVTRVTETLLAVACVCVVSLLTARPETVARNYFAKVDQVIKLLATHAAAVIRTEESEADFHRRQMQLLGEISALEGLRRHLYFDAPRLRSANGLVQLLGNQLVLLTSRLTALRHQRELLSERWQGALPLDIQALRAEELAFLDELARQGRSLSTQARQHFVALQQRFDNQAYKAEQMTETMTATLRSLVWALRWEQARLLQQLEQILELSDAIQDGREASCVFRGQENPLHLDFTLAAMNAIRAFTALLVAGLIWIETGWDGARGGMVLVGILCSLMATFPRPLLAAQSYARGLGLALLASALYLFMLLPMISNFELLALLLVPLLYAVAVGLTTPATTGTAIGLGLSTFLLLGPQNIGVGQNSAIQWFEFSGAYICATALALSVYALIFPFRPVFRMRRLFNENCEQVYALLKVAATDEQQFAFESRMVDRLTMMLGLLPAINDRRTGDLFEVSLGCMALGVALNQLRQQGQSNTLLTTEQQNRLLAAVRETGRLIARRPGVDLERLLANLRVLGDEMDDLHVVVHEHLWSVFRMRVALLIVVSFVQRYRDYFQSAGAEGVPALAH from the coding sequence ATGAGCACGCCCATGCAACCGTTGCTTCAATATTTCAAGATGCTGCTCAACCCAGGCTTTGGGGCGCTGCTGTTTGCCCTGAGAACCATCGTTGCCGGATTGTTGACCTTGTATCTGGCGTTCCTGTTTGACCTCGATCAGCCCAAGTGGTCGATCATGGCGGTGGTCATCGTCAGCCAGCCACTGGGCGGCATGGCCCTGGCCCGCAGTTTTGGCCAGGTCATCGGCACTACCGCAGGGGCCGTGGTCGCGGTGCTGATCATGGCGATTTTCCCCCAGGCGCCGCTGGCCTTCATCATCACCCTGGCGTTGTGGCTGGCGCTGTGTACCGCTGGCGGCACTCTGCTGCGTTACACCAGTTCCCAGGCTTTTGTGCTCAGCGGTTACACGGCGGTGGTCGTCGCGTTGTTGGCGGTGCCGGATCAGGACGGCACGTTCCTGCTGGCCGTCACGCGGGTGACCGAGACGCTGCTGGCGGTCGCCTGCGTGTGCGTGGTCAGCCTGCTGACTGCGCGACCGGAGACAGTGGCTCGCAATTATTTCGCCAAGGTCGATCAGGTGATCAAGCTGCTCGCAACTCACGCCGCCGCCGTCATTCGTACCGAAGAAAGCGAGGCCGACTTCCATCGTCGGCAGATGCAGCTACTAGGCGAGATCAGTGCGCTGGAAGGGCTGCGCCGACATTTGTACTTCGACGCGCCGCGGCTGCGCAGTGCCAATGGCCTGGTGCAGTTGCTGGGCAATCAACTGGTGCTACTGACCTCTCGGCTGACCGCTTTGCGTCACCAACGAGAGTTGTTGAGCGAGCGCTGGCAAGGCGCGTTGCCGCTAGACATACAGGCTTTACGCGCCGAAGAATTGGCCTTTCTCGATGAACTGGCCCGACAGGGGCGATCGTTATCGACTCAAGCACGCCAGCATTTCGTGGCGCTGCAACAACGCTTTGATAACCAGGCTTATAAAGCCGAACAAATGACCGAGACCATGACTGCCACCTTGCGCTCGCTGGTCTGGGCGTTGCGTTGGGAGCAAGCGCGGCTGCTGCAACAACTGGAGCAGATTCTGGAGCTGAGCGATGCGATACAGGACGGGCGCGAAGCGAGCTGCGTCTTTCGCGGGCAGGAAAACCCGTTGCATCTGGACTTCACATTGGCGGCAATGAACGCCATTCGCGCATTTACTGCCTTATTGGTGGCCGGCCTGATCTGGATCGAAACCGGGTGGGACGGCGCACGCGGCGGGATGGTGCTGGTGGGCATTCTCTGTTCGCTGATGGCGACGTTTCCACGACCACTGCTGGCGGCCCAGAGTTATGCGCGGGGCCTGGGCCTGGCGCTGCTGGCTTCGGCGCTCTATCTATTTATGCTGTTGCCGATGATCAGTAACTTCGAACTGCTGGCCTTGTTGCTGGTGCCGTTGCTGTATGCCGTCGCGGTAGGGCTGACCACTCCGGCGACCACCGGGACGGCCATTGGTCTTGGGCTGTCCACTTTTCTGCTGTTGGGGCCGCAAAACATCGGGGTCGGTCAGAACAGTGCGATCCAGTGGTTCGAGTTTTCCGGCGCTTACATCTGCGCCACCGCGCTGGCATTAAGTGTCTACGCCTTGATCTTCCCGTTCAGACCGGTTTTTCGGATGCGCCGGTTGTTCAATGAGAACTGCGAGCAGGTCTATGCCTTGCTTAAGGTGGCTGCCACCGATGAACAGCAATTCGCCTTTGAAAGTCGCATGGTCGATCGCCTGACCATGATGCTCGGGCTGCTACCGGCGATTAATGATCGGCGTACCGGCGACTTGTTCGAAGTCAGCCTCGGCTGCATGGCGCTGGGCGTGGCGTTGAACCAGCTCAGGCAACAAGGACAGAGCAACACCTTACTGACGACCGAGCAACAAAACCGTTTATTGGCGGCAGTCCGTGAGACCGGAAGATTGATCGCCAGGCGTCCCGGGGTTGACCTTGAACGGCTACTCGCCAACTTGCGTGTCCTGGGCGACGAAATGGATGACCTGCATGTAGTCGTCCATGAGCACCTGTGGTCAGTGTTCCGCATGCGTGTTGCGTTGTTGATCGTGGTGTCGTTTGTGCAGCGATACCGGGATTACTTTCAATCTGCAGGCGCAGAAGGAGTGCCGGCCCTTGCCCATTGA
- a CDS encoding bestrophin family protein encodes MIVRPKPNLIGILFSLKGSIAKRIALRSLLVTLLASVIVLIETWHPESFSKVNATPFTLLGLSLSIFMSFRNNACYDRWWEGRKQLGQMIIEVRSLIRQTQGLMDADERELLLRELCGFAHGLIARLRLESEPHAIAPWVHDPIDQKHPNIPDALLQRIGARCSELAELGRISEWRYTQLETRLVSLSQVQASCERIKSTPLPFPYTLLLHRTIYLFCILLPFAMAEPLGWLTPVFTAIVSYTFFGLDEIGDDLEDPFGFDENDLPCNAILRTLEREVLAALGQTDLPPALEPIEYVLN; translated from the coding sequence ATGATCGTGCGTCCCAAGCCGAACCTGATCGGCATCCTGTTTTCCCTCAAAGGCTCGATTGCCAAGCGCATTGCCTTGCGCAGCCTTTTGGTGACGCTACTTGCGTCGGTGATTGTGCTGATCGAGACCTGGCATCCGGAATCCTTTTCCAAGGTCAACGCCACGCCGTTTACGCTGCTGGGGTTGTCGCTGTCGATCTTCATGAGTTTTCGCAACAACGCCTGCTATGACCGTTGGTGGGAAGGTCGCAAGCAACTGGGGCAAATGATCATTGAGGTGCGCTCGCTGATACGCCAGACCCAAGGGTTGATGGACGCGGACGAACGCGAGCTGCTATTGCGCGAACTCTGTGGCTTCGCCCATGGCCTGATCGCTCGCCTGCGTCTTGAAAGTGAACCCCACGCCATCGCGCCGTGGGTCCACGACCCTATTGACCAGAAGCACCCGAACATTCCCGACGCGCTGTTGCAACGCATCGGCGCCCGCTGTTCGGAACTCGCCGAGCTCGGGCGAATCAGCGAGTGGCGCTACACCCAACTGGAGACTCGGCTGGTCAGCCTGAGCCAGGTCCAGGCCAGTTGTGAGCGAATCAAAAGCACACCACTGCCCTTCCCTTACACGCTGTTGCTGCACCGCACCATTTACCTGTTTTGCATCCTGTTGCCGTTTGCCATGGCCGAACCGCTGGGCTGGCTGACGCCAGTGTTCACCGCCATTGTCAGTTACACCTTTTTTGGTCTCGACGAAATCGGCGACGATCTGGAAGACCCGTTCGGCTTCGACGAGAACGATTTGCCGTGCAATGCGATTTTGCGCACCCTGGAGCGCGAAGTGCTGGCGGCGTTGGGGCAAACCGATTTGCCGCCGGCCCTCGAACCCATCGAGTACGTTTTGAACTGA
- a CDS encoding tetratricopeptide repeat protein yields the protein MPQSRRYLLISLCILLAIALAWFFMRSTTPVVPEAIKHGYSDALTKTRAGQPGAARVLYQQLGRPDLSVKQRLGLLAELPNYPSPQALKLADADMHNISVDVRVAAIKSIVGLVPTGQRSLLLGPMLDDSDQSVRLAAVNALLGLSPDDLGLYFGPLQQAIDVWELTLKSEPESADTHYQLARLHLHNAELKEAQQALERTLQLEPGNLPALVMQIEVLDKQGQSDGARQLLAKQLQTQPDSAYLQHALGLWLLHHGQSEFALLGLSKAVELEPDNKDYRYDLATTLHGEEEQEAAQKQLQEIVQRHPADRKARVLLINYWKESGQLQNVQILLAQLEQMNPDDPVLQQGL from the coding sequence ATGCCTCAGTCCCGCCGCTACCTGCTTATCAGTCTCTGCATCCTGCTTGCCATAGCTCTCGCCTGGTTTTTCATGCGCAGTACCACGCCCGTGGTGCCGGAGGCGATCAAGCATGGCTACAGCGACGCACTGACCAAGACACGCGCCGGGCAACCGGGGGCGGCGCGGGTTCTTTATCAGCAATTGGGTCGCCCTGATTTGTCAGTCAAACAGCGCCTCGGGCTGCTTGCAGAATTGCCGAATTACCCAAGCCCCCAAGCCTTGAAACTGGCCGATGCCGACATGCATAACATCTCGGTGGATGTCCGCGTCGCGGCGATCAAAAGCATTGTCGGCCTGGTCCCCACCGGGCAACGCAGCCTGTTGCTGGGGCCAATGCTCGATGACAGCGATCAAAGCGTACGCTTGGCCGCCGTCAATGCGCTGCTGGGTCTGTCGCCGGATGACCTGGGACTGTATTTCGGGCCGCTGCAGCAGGCCATCGATGTTTGGGAACTGACCCTCAAGAGCGAACCTGAAAGCGCCGACACACATTACCAACTGGCACGCCTGCACCTGCACAACGCCGAATTGAAAGAGGCGCAACAGGCGCTGGAGCGCACCTTGCAACTTGAGCCCGGAAACCTGCCGGCACTGGTCATGCAAATCGAAGTGCTGGACAAACAAGGCCAGAGCGATGGCGCCCGGCAGTTGTTGGCCAAACAACTGCAGACCCAGCCGGATTCCGCTTACCTGCAACATGCCCTCGGGCTCTGGTTGCTGCACCACGGGCAAAGTGAATTCGCCCTGCTCGGCCTTTCCAAAGCGGTTGAACTGGAGCCGGACAACAAGGATTACCGCTACGACCTGGCCACCACACTGCACGGTGAGGAAGAACAGGAAGCGGCGCAGAAACAGTTACAGGAAATCGTCCAGCGCCATCCTGCGGACCGCAAGGCCCGGGTGTTGTTGATCAATTACTGGAAGGAAAGCGGGCAGTTGCAGAACGTGCAGATCCTTCTTGCTCAGCTTGAGCAAATGAATCCGGATGACCCAGTATTGCAACAGGGCCTTTGA
- a CDS encoding ATPase domain-containing protein, producing the protein MSTSNELFSAKAATGIEGLDDILAGGLSRGHVFLLEGEPGTGKTTVALHFLLAGARAGERSLYITLSETERELRQGARSHAWELDENIHIFELTPPESLLNAEHQQSLLYSSDLELGEATKQIFEVVERIKPTRVVLDSLSEIRLLAQSSLRYRRQILAIKHYFVRYDATVLLLDDLTTESLDKTVHSVAHGVIRLEELTPNYGAERRRIRVVKYRGQKYRGGFHDFTIMGDGVHVFPRLVAAEHRGGYIRQQLTSGIKEMDTLLGGGIETGSSTLILGPAGTGKSLISMIFAAAAVARGEKAALFIFDEELGLLLERMKNMGIDLKALQATGNLLIEQVDAAELSPGEFSYRVRRCVDEREIKTVVIDSINGYQAAMPEENALVLHMHELLLYLNRRGAATFMTVAQHGLVGDMQAPVDITYLADTVILLRYFEALGKVRRAISIIKKRTGSHESTIREYRISGNGMTIGEPLDAFQGVLRGVPTYLGASKPLLEEDNQ; encoded by the coding sequence TTGTCTACATCTAACGAGTTGTTCAGTGCAAAAGCCGCCACCGGTATAGAAGGCCTGGATGACATCCTCGCCGGTGGATTGTCCCGCGGCCACGTGTTTTTGCTTGAGGGTGAACCCGGAACGGGCAAAACCACCGTCGCGCTGCATTTTCTCCTTGCCGGTGCCCGTGCCGGCGAGCGCTCGTTGTACATCACCCTGTCAGAAACCGAACGTGAACTGCGCCAAGGCGCGCGATCCCATGCCTGGGAACTGGATGAGAACATCCATATCTTTGAGCTGACACCACCGGAAAGCCTACTCAATGCCGAGCACCAGCAGAGCTTGCTGTATTCCTCAGACCTGGAGTTGGGCGAAGCCACCAAACAAATTTTCGAAGTGGTTGAGCGGATCAAGCCGACCCGTGTGGTCCTCGACAGCCTCTCCGAAATTCGCCTACTGGCCCAGAGCTCACTGCGCTATCGCCGGCAGATCCTGGCCATCAAGCACTACTTCGTGCGCTATGACGCCACCGTGTTGCTGCTCGATGACCTGACCACCGAGTCTCTCGATAAAACCGTGCACAGCGTGGCGCACGGGGTGATTCGCCTGGAAGAACTGACGCCCAACTACGGCGCCGAACGCCGTCGTATTCGCGTGGTGAAATACCGTGGTCAGAAGTACCGTGGCGGTTTTCACGACTTCACCATCATGGGCGACGGCGTCCATGTGTTTCCACGCCTTGTGGCAGCCGAACACCGTGGTGGCTATATTCGCCAGCAATTGACCAGCGGCATCAAGGAGATGGACACACTGCTTGGCGGCGGCATCGAAACAGGCTCCAGCACGCTGATCCTCGGCCCCGCCGGCACCGGCAAATCGCTGATCTCGATGATCTTCGCCGCAGCGGCTGTCGCCCGCGGCGAAAAAGCCGCGCTGTTTATCTTCGACGAAGAGCTGGGTCTGCTGTTGGAGCGCATGAAAAACATGGGCATCGACCTCAAGGCCTTGCAAGCCACTGGCAATCTGCTGATCGAGCAAGTGGACGCCGCCGAATTGTCTCCCGGAGAGTTTTCCTATCGGGTGCGTCGTTGCGTCGATGAGCGCGAGATCAAAACCGTGGTGATCGACAGCATTAACGGCTATCAAGCCGCGATGCCAGAAGAAAACGCCCTGGTGCTGCACATGCACGAATTGCTGCTGTACCTCAATCGCCGAGGCGCCGCGACGTTCATGACTGTCGCCCAACACGGCTTGGTTGGAGACATGCAGGCGCCGGTCGATATCACCTATTTGGCCGACACGGTCATTCTGTTGCGCTACTTCGAAGCCCTGGGCAAGGTGCGCCGGGCGATCTCGATCATCAAGAAGCGTACCGGCAGCCACGAATCGACCATTCGCGAGTACCGCATCAGCGGCAACGGCATGACCATCGGCGAACCGTTGGACGCGTTCCAAGGTGTGTTGCGTGGTGTACCGACCTATTTGGGCGCAAGCAAGCCACTGCTTGAGGAAGATAACCAGTGA
- a CDS encoding response regulator, which produces MSEDAQDVVLIVEDDPSILMVLSAYLSGEGYRVLQAENGEQAFEILSSKPHLDMMITDFRLPGGISGVQIAEPAVKLRPELKVIFISGYPQEIRETDSPITRKAPILGKPFDLDVLQELMQEMLS; this is translated from the coding sequence ATGAGTGAAGATGCGCAAGATGTAGTACTCATTGTCGAGGATGACCCCTCGATTTTGATGGTGTTGTCTGCCTACCTGTCGGGTGAGGGTTACCGCGTACTGCAGGCTGAAAACGGCGAGCAAGCGTTCGAAATCCTCTCGAGCAAACCGCACCTGGACATGATGATTACCGATTTCCGACTGCCTGGCGGGATTTCCGGCGTGCAGATCGCCGAGCCAGCGGTGAAGTTGCGTCCGGAGCTCAAAGTGATTTTTATCAGCGGTTATCCGCAGGAAATCCGTGAGACCGACAGCCCGATCACCCGCAAGGCGCCAATTCTGGGCAAGCCTTTCGATCTGGATGTGCTGCAGGAACTCATGCAGGAAATGCTCTCTTAA
- a CDS encoding hybrid sensor histidine kinase/response regulator: protein MLSNIQAKLLIVDDLPENLLALEALIRREDRTVYKAQSADEALSLLLQHEFAMAILDVQMPGMNGFELAELMRGTEKTKNIPIVFVSAAGRELNYAFKGYESGAVDFLHKPLDIHAVKSKVNVFVDLYRQSKAMKQQVEALEQSRREQEALLKKLQNTQNELEQAVRMRDDFMSIVAHEVRTPLNGLILETQLRKMHLARDNAAAFTLDKMHAMVDRDERQIKSLIRLIEDMLDVSRIRTGKLSIRPSRFDLKKLVGDLLQNFAPQFDAAESAVTFTADESVEGRWDEFRIEQVISNLLTNALRYGGKGPIGVRVYSHEGQARVEVQDRGIGISEENQKRIFQQFERVSAKTVVAGLGLGLFISEQIVAAHGGSIVVESKINEGALFRVCLPL from the coding sequence ATGCTGAGTAATATTCAAGCCAAACTGCTGATCGTCGATGATCTGCCGGAGAACCTGTTGGCCCTCGAAGCGTTGATCAGGCGCGAAGATCGCACGGTCTACAAGGCGCAGTCGGCGGACGAAGCGTTGTCGCTGTTGCTGCAGCACGAATTCGCCATGGCCATTCTCGACGTGCAGATGCCGGGTATGAACGGCTTTGAACTGGCCGAGCTGATGCGCGGCACGGAAAAGACCAAAAACATTCCAATCGTGTTCGTCAGTGCCGCCGGTCGTGAGCTGAACTACGCGTTCAAAGGCTATGAAAGCGGCGCCGTGGACTTCCTGCACAAGCCGCTGGATATCCACGCGGTCAAGAGCAAGGTCAATGTCTTCGTCGACTTGTATCGCCAGAGCAAAGCGATGAAGCAACAGGTCGAAGCCCTGGAGCAGAGCCGCCGCGAACAGGAAGCGCTGCTCAAGAAATTGCAGAACACCCAAAACGAACTGGAACAAGCGGTGCGCATGCGCGATGACTTCATGTCGATCGTCGCCCACGAAGTGCGCACACCGCTCAATGGCCTGATCCTCGAAACCCAGTTGCGCAAGATGCACCTGGCCCGGGACAACGCCGCAGCGTTTACCCTGGACAAGATGCACGCCATGGTTGATCGCGATGAGCGGCAGATCAAAAGTCTGATCCGGCTGATTGAAGACATGCTGGACGTGTCACGTATTCGCACCGGCAAGCTGTCGATCCGACCGAGTCGCTTCGACCTGAAGAAGCTGGTGGGCGATCTGCTGCAAAACTTTGCGCCGCAATTCGATGCCGCCGAGTCAGCGGTGACGTTTACAGCTGATGAGTCGGTGGAAGGTCGGTGGGATGAGTTCCGTATCGAGCAGGTGATCTCCAACTTGCTGACCAACGCCTTGCGTTATGGTGGCAAAGGCCCGATTGGCGTGCGGGTGTACAGTCACGAAGGTCAGGCCCGGGTCGAGGTCCAGGATCGAGGTATCGGCATCAGTGAAGAGAACCAGAAGCGTATTTTTCAACAGTTCGAACGGGTTTCAGCCAAGACCGTTGTAGCAGGGCTTGGGCTTGGGCTATTTATTTCCGAGCAAATCGTTGCCGCCCATGGCGGATCCATCGTCGTCGAGAGCAAAATCAACGAAGGCGCCTTATTTCGCGTTTGTCTGCCGCTGTAG
- a CDS encoding chemotaxis protein CheB, which translates to MNSAAGLPTVEAIVIGASAGGVEALLNILSPLREGFALPIVVVLHLPDGRRSQLVEVFARRVSMPVVEAGDKTLVDPGTLYFAAPGYHLSVEQDRSFSLSLEDRVHYSRPAIDYLFESAADAYGPALAAVLLTGANRDGASGLAQVKHRGGLTVVQDPHEAQVATMPKAALDLHQPDHILTVRGIGRLLVELERIAC; encoded by the coding sequence ATGAACAGTGCAGCCGGTTTGCCTACCGTAGAGGCTATCGTGATCGGCGCCTCAGCCGGCGGAGTAGAGGCGTTGCTGAATATCCTCAGCCCTCTGCGCGAAGGTTTTGCGCTGCCGATCGTCGTGGTGCTGCATTTGCCTGACGGACGCCGCAGTCAGCTGGTCGAAGTATTTGCCCGGCGAGTTTCGATGCCAGTGGTGGAGGCCGGTGACAAGACCTTGGTCGACCCCGGAACGCTCTATTTTGCAGCGCCCGGCTATCACCTCTCGGTGGAGCAGGACCGCAGTTTCTCGTTGAGCCTGGAGGACCGCGTGCACTATTCGCGGCCGGCCATCGATTACTTGTTCGAATCTGCCGCCGACGCCTACGGGCCCGCGCTGGCCGCCGTGTTGTTGACCGGTGCCAACCGCGATGGCGCCAGCGGCCTGGCTCAGGTCAAACACCGCGGTGGCCTGACGGTGGTGCAAGATCCGCACGAAGCCCAAGTTGCAACCATGCCCAAGGCTGCGCTGGATTTGCATCAACCCGACCACATTCTTACTGTCCGCGGCATCGGCCGTCTGCTTGTCGAGCTGGAACGAATAGCATGCTGA
- a CDS encoding CheR family methyltransferase, which translates to MEKNTEIELRLLIEAIYLKYSYDFRDYSGASIKRRVAHALSQFECTTISALQEKVLHDPTAFMQLLQLLTIPVSEMFRDPSHFLAIRKEVVPLLKTYPSIKIWIAGCSTGEEVYSMAILLREEGLLDRTIIYATDINPRSLDKAKQGIFSMENVRAYTANYQQAGGQRSFADYYTAAYGYAIFDKSLCENVTFADHSLATDSVFSETQLVSCRNVLIYFNKKLQDRAFGLFHESLCHRGFLVLGSKETPDFSAFGKQFEPLVKHERIYRKS; encoded by the coding sequence GTGGAAAAGAATACCGAAATCGAATTGCGGCTGCTGATCGAGGCGATCTACCTCAAGTACAGCTATGACTTTCGCGACTATTCCGGCGCGTCGATCAAACGCCGGGTTGCACATGCGCTGAGTCAGTTCGAGTGCACCACCATCTCGGCGCTGCAGGAAAAAGTCCTGCACGATCCGACCGCGTTCATGCAGTTGCTGCAATTGCTGACGATCCCGGTCAGTGAGATGTTCCGTGATCCTTCGCACTTTCTGGCAATCCGCAAGGAAGTGGTGCCGCTGCTCAAGACCTATCCCTCGATCAAGATCTGGATTGCCGGGTGCAGCACCGGTGAAGAGGTTTATTCGATGGCGATCCTGCTGCGCGAAGAAGGTTTGCTCGACCGCACGATCATCTATGCCACCGACATCAACCCTCGCTCCCTGGACAAAGCCAAACAGGGAATTTTCTCCATGGAGAACGTCCGCGCCTACACTGCTAATTACCAGCAGGCCGGTGGCCAGCGCTCATTCGCCGATTACTACACGGCTGCTTACGGCTATGCGATTTTCGACAAGAGCCTGTGTGAGAACGTGACCTTTGCCGATCACAGCCTGGCGACGGACAGTGTCTTTTCAGAAACTCAATTAGTTTCATGTCGCAATGTATTGATTTATTTCAATAAAAAGCTTCAGGATCGTGCCTTTGGATTGTTCCACGAGTCGCTGTGTCATCGTGGTTTTCTGGTGTTGGGCAGCAAGGAAACTCCGGATTTTTCGGCATTCGGCAAGCAGTTCGAGCCATTGGTCAAACACGAACGGATTTACCGTAAATCATGA